A section of the Streptomyces sp. NBC_01591 genome encodes:
- a CDS encoding sulfate adenylyltransferase subunit 1, producing MTTLTQHAEQLSTTTLLRFATAGSVDDGKSTLVGRLLHDSKSVLTDQLEAVEHASRSRGQEAPDLALLTDGLRAEREQGITIDVAYRYFATPRRRFILADTPGHVQYTRNMVTGASTAELAVVLVDARNGVVEQTRRHAAVAALLRVPHVVLAVNKMDLVDYAEPVFAAIAEEFTAYAASLGVPEITAIPISALAGDNVVEPSAHMDWYGGPTVLEHLETVPVSHDLTACHARFPVQYVIRPQTAEHPDYRGYAGQIAAGAFRVGEAVTVLPSGRTSTIAGIDALGESVDIAWAPQSVTIRLADDIDISRGDLIAPADDAPAVTQDVEATVCHVADQPLAVGQRVLLKHTTRTVKAIVKDIPSRLTLDDLSQHPAPGQLAANDIGRVVVRTAEPLALDAYADSRRTGSFLLIDPADGTTLTAGMAGASFAAAAGPEAAADDAEWDF from the coding sequence ATGACCACACTCACCCAGCACGCGGAGCAGTTGTCGACCACCACCCTGCTGCGGTTCGCCACCGCGGGGTCGGTCGACGACGGCAAGTCCACCCTCGTGGGACGTCTGCTGCACGACTCCAAGTCGGTCCTCACCGACCAGCTGGAGGCCGTCGAGCACGCCTCGCGCAGCCGGGGCCAGGAGGCGCCCGACCTGGCGCTGCTGACCGACGGGCTGCGGGCCGAGCGCGAGCAGGGCATCACCATCGATGTCGCCTACCGCTACTTCGCGACGCCGCGCCGCCGGTTCATCCTGGCCGACACCCCGGGGCATGTGCAGTACACCCGGAACATGGTGACGGGCGCCTCGACGGCCGAGCTGGCCGTCGTCCTGGTCGACGCCCGCAACGGTGTCGTCGAGCAGACCCGCCGGCACGCCGCCGTCGCGGCGCTGCTGCGGGTGCCGCACGTGGTGCTGGCCGTCAACAAGATGGACCTGGTCGACTACGCGGAGCCGGTGTTCGCCGCCATCGCCGAGGAGTTCACGGCGTACGCGGCCTCGCTCGGCGTTCCGGAGATCACCGCGATCCCGATCTCCGCGCTGGCCGGTGACAACGTCGTGGAGCCGTCCGCGCACATGGACTGGTACGGCGGGCCGACGGTCCTGGAACACCTGGAGACGGTGCCGGTCAGCCATGACCTCACCGCCTGCCACGCCCGCTTCCCGGTCCAGTACGTCATCCGGCCGCAGACCGCCGAGCACCCCGACTACCGGGGCTACGCGGGCCAGATCGCCGCCGGCGCGTTCCGGGTGGGCGAGGCCGTCACCGTCCTGCCGTCCGGCCGTACGTCGACGATCGCCGGGATCGACGCGCTCGGCGAGAGCGTGGACATCGCCTGGGCGCCCCAGTCGGTGACGATCCGGCTGGCCGACGACATCGACATCTCGCGCGGCGACCTGATCGCACCGGCCGACGACGCGCCGGCGGTCACCCAGGACGTCGAGGCGACCGTGTGCCACGTCGCCGACCAGCCGCTCGCCGTCGGCCAGCGGGTGCTGCTCAAGCACACCACCCGCACGGTCAAGGCGATCGTCAAGGACATCCCCTCGCGCCTGACGCTCGACGACCTCTCCCAGCACCCGGCGCCCGGACAGCTCGCCGCCAACGACATCGGCCGGGTCGTCGTCCGTACCGCGGAGCCGCTCGCACTCGACGCGTACGCGGACTCCCGGCGCACCGGCTCGTTCCTCCTGATCGACCCGGCGGACGGCACCACGCTGACGGCCGGCATGGCGGGCGCCTCGTTCGCCGCCGCGGCCGGACCCGAGGCCGCCGCGGACGACGCCGAATGGGACTTCTGA
- the cysC gene encoding adenylyl-sulfate kinase, producing the protein MSVTETGATIWLTGLPSAGKTTIAYELAGRLRGEGHRVEVLDGDEIREFLSAGLGFSREDRHTNVQRIGFVAELLAANGVKVLVPVIAPYADSRDAVRKRHQTEGTAYLEVHVATPVEVCSERDVKGLYAKQAAGEISGLTGVDDPYEAPESPDLRIESHRQTVQESAAELYALLSERGAA; encoded by the coding sequence ATGAGCGTGACGGAGACGGGAGCCACCATCTGGCTGACCGGTCTGCCGAGCGCGGGCAAGACCACCATCGCGTACGAACTCGCCGGGCGGCTGCGCGGTGAGGGGCATCGCGTGGAGGTGCTCGACGGCGACGAGATCCGGGAGTTCCTCTCCGCGGGTCTCGGCTTCTCCCGCGAGGACCGGCACACCAACGTCCAGCGGATCGGCTTCGTCGCCGAGCTGCTGGCGGCCAACGGCGTGAAGGTGCTGGTCCCGGTCATCGCCCCGTACGCGGACAGCCGGGACGCGGTGCGAAAGCGGCACCAGACCGAGGGCACCGCTTATCTGGAGGTGCATGTCGCGACTCCGGTCGAGGTGTGCTCCGAACGCGATGTGAAGGGGCTCTACGCCAAGCAGGCGGCGGGCGAGATCAGCGGGCTCACCGGGGTCGACGACCCGTACGAGGCGCCCGAGTCGCCGGACCTGCGGATCGAGTCGCACCGGCAGACCGTGCAGGAGTCCGCGGCGGAGCTGTACGCGCTGCTGAGCGAGAGGGGTGCGGCATGA
- a CDS encoding helix-turn-helix domain-containing protein yields MWGETRVETSASGVTRPAVPQSARATRAVHRAREATLVGDRPAVAPRAEIGASWNRVLSSGMDPDQSTESVLLDVDEIEHRRRSSTLGEVMPLLDDGLVSLADAAQQIMVITDVECRVLWRRGNAGVLRRADDVCLAEGAAWAEESTGTNAIGTALVSRVPVQVHSAEHFVRMLHNWTCAAAPVRDPRDGKVMGIVDMSGPASTFHPTTLALVSSVARLAESEIRNRHLQAIDRLRSVAAPLVCRLGGRTLAVDTHGWLAAVTGMPPVDRLPLPKSIRPGRVWLPSLGMCRVEPLPGGWLLQVADGPSDGAPQRVVLDLSRPRGYTVNMVGAVGTWTQRLSPRHAELLYALALHREGRTASELAQDIFGDATRTVTVRAEISRMRRHLAQVLAHRPYRFGDDVEVEVIHPDHPADLLPHSTAPVVVRARTAD; encoded by the coding sequence ATGTGGGGGGAAACGAGAGTGGAGACAAGCGCCTCCGGGGTGACGCGACCGGCTGTCCCGCAGTCCGCCCGGGCCACCCGCGCGGTCCACCGGGCCAGGGAGGCCACGCTCGTCGGCGACCGCCCGGCGGTCGCCCCGCGGGCCGAGATCGGTGCCTCGTGGAACCGGGTGCTGAGCAGCGGCATGGATCCGGACCAGTCCACCGAGAGCGTGCTGCTGGATGTGGACGAGATCGAGCACCGGCGCCGGAGCTCGACGCTGGGCGAGGTGATGCCGCTGCTCGACGACGGCCTGGTCTCCCTGGCGGACGCCGCCCAGCAGATCATGGTGATCACCGATGTGGAGTGCCGGGTGCTGTGGCGCCGGGGCAACGCGGGGGTGCTGCGCCGGGCGGACGACGTGTGCCTGGCGGAGGGCGCGGCCTGGGCGGAGGAGAGCACGGGGACGAACGCGATCGGTACGGCGCTGGTCTCCCGCGTCCCGGTGCAGGTCCATTCCGCGGAGCACTTCGTCCGCATGCTGCACAACTGGACGTGTGCGGCGGCCCCGGTCCGTGACCCGCGCGACGGCAAGGTGATGGGCATCGTCGACATGAGCGGCCCCGCGTCCACGTTCCATCCGACGACGCTCGCCCTGGTCAGTTCGGTCGCCAGGCTGGCGGAGAGCGAGATCAGGAACCGGCATCTGCAGGCGATCGACCGGCTGCGTTCGGTGGCGGCACCGCTGGTGTGCCGGCTGGGCGGCCGGACCCTGGCGGTGGACACCCACGGCTGGCTCGCCGCGGTGACCGGGATGCCGCCGGTCGACCGGCTGCCGCTGCCCAAGTCGATACGGCCGGGCCGGGTGTGGCTGCCGTCGCTCGGCATGTGCCGGGTCGAGCCGTTGCCCGGCGGCTGGCTGCTGCAGGTCGCGGACGGGCCTTCGGACGGGGCGCCGCAACGGGTCGTGCTGGATCTGAGCCGGCCGCGCGGTTACACGGTCAATATGGTGGGCGCGGTGGGCACCTGGACGCAGCGGCTCTCGCCGCGCCATGCGGAGCTGCTGTACGCCCTGGCGCTGCACCGCGAGGGGCGTACCGCCTCCGAGCTCGCCCAGGACATCTTCGGCGACGCGACCCGGACGGTGACGGTACGGGCGGAGATCTCACGGATGCGCCGCCATCTCGCCCAGGTGCTCGCACACCGCCCGTACCGCTTCGGCGACGACGTCGAGGTGGAGGTGATCCACCCGGACCACCCGGCCGATCTGCTGCCGCACTCGACGGCTCCGGTGGTGGTCAGGGCGCGTACGGCCGACTAG
- a CDS encoding phosphoadenylyl-sulfate reductase → MTQTLQSEDLEILAERAGRELEDASAPEILKWAADTFGGKFCVTSSMEDAVVAHLASRVFPGVDVVFLDTGYHFPETIGTRDAVEVVMDVNVITLTPRQTVAEQDAEYGPKLHDRDPDLCCRLRKVKPLEEGLTGYTAWATGLRRDESPTRANTPVVGWDQKRQKVKVSPIARWTQDDVDAYVTEHGVLTNPLLMDGYASVGCEPCTRRVLEGEDARAGRWAGRGKTECGLHD, encoded by the coding sequence ATGACTCAGACTCTGCAGAGCGAAGACCTCGAGATCCTGGCCGAGCGGGCCGGGCGGGAGCTGGAGGACGCCTCCGCGCCGGAGATCCTCAAGTGGGCCGCCGACACCTTCGGCGGGAAGTTCTGCGTCACGTCCTCGATGGAGGACGCGGTCGTCGCCCATCTCGCCTCGCGCGTCTTCCCCGGTGTCGACGTGGTCTTCCTCGACACCGGCTACCACTTCCCGGAGACGATCGGCACCCGGGACGCCGTCGAGGTGGTGATGGACGTCAATGTCATCACCCTCACCCCCCGGCAGACCGTGGCCGAGCAGGACGCCGAGTACGGGCCGAAGCTGCACGACCGCGACCCCGACCTGTGCTGCAGGCTGCGCAAGGTCAAGCCGCTCGAAGAGGGCCTGACCGGGTACACGGCCTGGGCGACCGGGCTGCGCCGCGACGAGTCCCCCACCCGGGCGAACACCCCGGTCGTCGGCTGGGACCAGAAGCGGCAGAAGGTGAAGGTCTCGCCGATCGCCCGCTGGACGCAGGACGACGTGGACGCGTACGTCACGGAGCACGGCGTACTCACCAACCCACTGCTGATGGACGGCTACGCCTCCGTGGGCTGCGAGCCCTGCACCCGCCGGGTGCTGGAGGGCGAGGACGCACGCGCCGGACGCTGGGCCGGCCGGGGCAAGACCGAGTGCGGGCTGCACGACTGA
- a CDS encoding nitrite/sulfite reductase, translating into MAATPEQSATTTPRRKAGRHRGEGQWAVGHHTPLNGNEQFKKDDDGLNVRTRIETIYAKRGFDSIDPNDLRGRMRWWGLYTQRKPGIDGGKTAILEPEELDDKHFMLRVRIDGGRLTTAQLRVIGEISQEYARGTADITDRQNIQLHWIRIEDVPAIWEKLEAVGLSTTEACGDCPRVIIGSPVAGIAADEIIDGSPAVDEIHDRYIGNKEFSNLPRKFKTAISGSPVQDVVHEINDIAFVGVVHPEHGPGFDVWVGGGLSTNPRLAERLGAWVPLDEVPDVWAGVVGIFRDYGYRRLRNRARLKFLMADWGPAKFRRVLEDEYLKRPLTDGPAPEQPSSRWRDHVGVHQQQDGRFYVGFAPRVGRVDGSTLAKIADLAASHGSDRLRTTVEQKMIILDVAQDQVDSLVAGLEALDFQVRPSPFRRGTMACTGIEFCKLAIVETKARGAALIDELERRLPDFDEPLTININGCPNACARIQTADIGLKGQLVLDADGNQVEGYQVHLGGALGLEAGFGRKVRGLKVTSAELPDYVERVLGRFQEEREGDERFATWAARASAESLS; encoded by the coding sequence ATGGCCGCTACCCCGGAACAGTCTGCGACCACCACGCCCCGCCGCAAGGCCGGACGCCACCGTGGCGAAGGCCAGTGGGCCGTGGGGCACCACACTCCGCTCAACGGCAATGAGCAGTTCAAGAAGGACGACGACGGTCTCAATGTGCGGACACGCATTGAGACGATCTACGCCAAGCGCGGTTTCGACTCGATCGACCCCAACGATCTTCGTGGACGCATGCGCTGGTGGGGCCTCTACACCCAGCGCAAGCCCGGGATCGACGGCGGCAAGACCGCGATCCTGGAGCCGGAGGAGCTGGACGACAAGCACTTCATGCTGCGGGTCCGGATCGACGGCGGCCGGCTGACCACCGCACAGCTGCGGGTGATCGGCGAGATCTCGCAGGAGTACGCGCGCGGCACCGCGGACATCACCGACCGGCAGAACATCCAGCTCCACTGGATCCGCATCGAGGACGTCCCGGCGATCTGGGAGAAGCTGGAGGCCGTCGGGCTCTCCACCACCGAGGCGTGCGGTGACTGCCCCCGCGTGATCATCGGCTCCCCGGTGGCCGGCATCGCCGCCGACGAGATCATCGACGGCTCGCCCGCCGTCGACGAGATCCACGACCGGTACATCGGCAACAAGGAATTCTCCAACCTGCCGCGCAAGTTCAAGACCGCGATCTCCGGTTCGCCGGTGCAGGACGTGGTGCACGAGATCAACGACATCGCGTTCGTCGGCGTGGTCCACCCCGAGCACGGTCCGGGCTTCGACGTCTGGGTCGGTGGCGGGCTCTCCACCAACCCGCGGCTCGCCGAGCGGCTGGGCGCGTGGGTGCCGCTCGACGAGGTTCCGGACGTCTGGGCCGGAGTCGTCGGCATCTTCCGCGACTACGGATACCGGCGGCTGCGCAACCGCGCCCGGCTGAAGTTCCTGATGGCCGACTGGGGCCCGGCGAAGTTCCGCCGGGTGCTGGAGGACGAGTACCTGAAGCGTCCGCTGACCGACGGTCCCGCCCCCGAGCAGCCCAGCAGCCGCTGGCGCGACCACGTGGGTGTGCACCAGCAGCAGGACGGCCGCTTCTACGTCGGTTTCGCCCCCCGGGTCGGCCGGGTGGACGGCTCCACGCTCGCCAAGATCGCCGACCTCGCGGCGTCGCACGGCTCGGACCGGCTGCGCACCACCGTCGAGCAGAAGATGATCATTCTCGACGTGGCACAGGACCAGGTGGACTCCCTGGTCGCCGGACTTGAGGCGCTCGACTTCCAGGTGCGGCCCTCGCCGTTCCGGCGCGGCACGATGGCCTGCACCGGCATCGAGTTCTGCAAGCTGGCGATCGTCGAGACGAAGGCGCGCGGCGCCGCGCTGATCGACGAACTGGAGCGCCGCCTGCCGGACTTCGACGAGCCGCTCACCATCAACATCAACGGCTGCCCCAACGCGTGCGCCCGCATCCAGACCGCCGACATCGGTCTCAAGGGCCAGCTCGTGCTGGACGCCGACGGCAACCAGGTCGAGGGCTATCAGGTGCACCTGGGCGGCGCCCTGGGCCTGGAAGCCGGGTTCGGCCGCAAGGTCCGTGGCCTGAAGGTCACTTCGGCCGAGCTGCCCGACTACGTCGAGCGGGTCCTGGGCCGCTTCCAGGAGGAGCGCGAGGGCGACGAGCGGTTCGCGACCTGGGCGGCGCGGGCCAGTGCGGAGTCCCTGTCATGA
- the cysD gene encoding sulfate adenylyltransferase subunit CysD, with protein MTTAATVSEGIGNPYALSHLDSLESEAVHIFREVAGEFERPVILFSGGKDSIVMLHLALKAFAPAPVPFTLLHVDTGHNFPEVLEYRDRAVARHGLRLHVASVQEYIDAGKLRERPDGTRNPLQTVPLTEAIQQHRFDAVFGGGRRDEEKARAKERVFSLRDEFSQWDPRRQRPELWQLYNGRHAPGEHVRVFPISNWTELDVWQYIAREGIELPEIYFAHEREVFSRSGMWLTAGDWGGPKEGERIETRQVRYRTVGDMSCTGAVDSDATTLDDVITEIAASRLTERGATRADDKMSEAAMEDRKREGYF; from the coding sequence ATGACGACCGCCGCGACCGTGTCGGAAGGCATCGGCAATCCGTACGCACTCAGCCACCTGGACTCCCTGGAGTCCGAGGCCGTGCACATCTTCCGCGAGGTGGCGGGCGAGTTCGAGCGGCCGGTGATCCTGTTCTCCGGCGGCAAGGACTCCATCGTGATGCTGCATCTGGCGCTCAAGGCGTTCGCGCCCGCGCCGGTGCCGTTCACGCTGCTGCACGTCGACACCGGGCACAACTTCCCCGAGGTGCTGGAGTACCGCGACCGCGCGGTGGCCCGGCACGGGCTGCGGCTCCATGTCGCCTCCGTGCAGGAGTACATCGACGCCGGAAAGCTCCGCGAGCGCCCGGACGGCACCCGCAACCCGCTGCAGACCGTGCCGCTGACCGAGGCGATCCAGCAGCACCGCTTCGACGCCGTGTTCGGCGGCGGGCGCCGGGACGAGGAGAAGGCACGCGCCAAGGAGCGGGTCTTCTCGCTGCGCGACGAGTTCTCCCAGTGGGACCCGCGCCGCCAGCGCCCCGAGCTGTGGCAGCTCTACAACGGCCGGCATGCCCCCGGCGAGCACGTCCGGGTCTTCCCGATCTCCAACTGGACCGAGCTGGACGTCTGGCAGTACATCGCCCGCGAGGGCATCGAGCTCCCGGAGATCTACTTCGCCCATGAGCGCGAGGTCTTCAGCCGCTCCGGCATGTGGCTGACCGCGGGCGACTGGGGCGGCCCCAAGGAGGGCGAGCGGATCGAGACCCGGCAGGTGCGCTACCGCACGGTCGGCGACATGTCGTGCACCGGCGCCGTCGACTCGGACGCGACGACGCTGGACGACGTGATCACCGAGATCGCCGCCTCCCGGCTCACCGAGCGGGGCGCGACGCGTGCCGACGACAAGATGTCCGAGGCCGCGATGGAAGACCGTAAGCGCGAGGGGTACTTCTAA
- a CDS encoding putative leader peptide yields the protein MPGTGIALVSRRHVDLGRVSSAICPAS from the coding sequence ATGCCTGGAACTGGAATTGCCTTGGTGAGTCGACGCCACGTCGACCTCGGCCGCGTGTCCAGCGCCATCTGTCCGGCGAGCTGA
- a CDS encoding aliphatic sulfonate ABC transporter substrate-binding protein produces MSAPRTAPRRALAAVAALPLLALALTACGYGSEAKQDDVKEAGVSTGGKKLSADTVKIGYFPNLTHATALVGIQEGIIAKELGSTAVKPSTFNAGPSEIEALNAGSIDIGFIGPSPAINGFAKSKGKSLRIIGGSASGGVKLVVNPKKIKTLDDLKGKKIATPQLGNTQDVAFLNWISEKGWKVDANSGKGDVSVVRTDNKVTPDAYRSGSIDGAWVPEPTASKLVAQGAKELLDESSLWPDKKFVITNIIVSQKFLTEHPDVVEAVLRGTVDTNAWINANPDKAKASANTALKELSGKALPAEVLDPAWKSIQFIDDPLAATLDTEAKHAVKAGLLEQTDLTGIYDLKPLNKILEAAGRPEVADAGLGVK; encoded by the coding sequence GTGTCTGCCCCCCGTACCGCGCCGCGCCGCGCCCTCGCCGCCGTCGCCGCCCTGCCGCTGCTCGCTCTCGCGCTCACCGCCTGCGGCTACGGCTCCGAGGCGAAGCAGGACGACGTCAAGGAGGCCGGTGTCTCCACCGGCGGCAAGAAGCTCTCCGCGGACACCGTGAAGATCGGCTACTTCCCGAACCTCACCCACGCCACGGCCCTGGTCGGCATCCAGGAAGGCATCATCGCCAAGGAGCTCGGCTCCACGGCGGTCAAGCCGTCGACGTTCAACGCCGGTCCGTCCGAGATCGAGGCGCTCAACGCGGGCTCGATCGACATCGGCTTCATCGGCCCCTCGCCCGCCATCAACGGCTTCGCCAAGTCCAAGGGCAAGAGCCTGCGGATCATCGGCGGTTCGGCGTCCGGCGGCGTGAAGCTGGTCGTCAACCCGAAGAAGATCAAGACCCTGGACGACCTCAAGGGCAAGAAGATCGCCACCCCGCAGCTCGGCAACACCCAGGACGTGGCCTTCCTCAACTGGATCTCCGAGAAGGGCTGGAAGGTCGACGCCAACAGCGGCAAGGGCGACGTCTCCGTGGTCCGTACGGACAACAAGGTGACGCCGGACGCCTACCGGTCGGGTTCCATCGACGGCGCCTGGGTGCCCGAGCCGACCGCCTCCAAGCTGGTCGCCCAGGGCGCGAAGGAACTCCTGGACGAGTCGTCGCTGTGGCCGGACAAGAAGTTCGTGATCACGAACATCATCGTGTCGCAGAAGTTCCTCACCGAGCACCCGGACGTCGTCGAGGCGGTGCTGCGCGGCACGGTCGACACCAACGCGTGGATCAACGCCAACCCGGACAAGGCGAAGGCCTCCGCCAACACCGCGCTCAAGGAGCTGAGCGGCAAGGCGCTGCCGGCCGAGGTCCTCGACCCGGCGTGGAAGTCGATCCAGTTCATCGACGACCCGCTGGCCGCCACGCTCGACACCGAGGCCAAGCACGCGGTGAAGGCAGGTCTGCTGGAGCAGACGGACCTGACGGGCATTTACGACCTGAAGCCGCTGAACAAGATCCTCGAGGCCGCCGGCAGGCCCGAGGTCGCCGACGCCGGTCTCGGCGTCAAGTAA
- a CDS encoding GNAT family N-acetyltransferase — protein sequence MSNPARSAAAATEVTIWSLEQTSPDDLRPAAVPEGDVRIVRSQIPLPEFSRFLYTAVGGDIQWTDRLAMTYAQWQEALDRPGAETWVAYENGTPAGYIELDPQDEGAVEIMYFGLIPAFRGRRIGGHLLSYGVARAWDLAERWPERTPTKRVWLHTCSKDGPHAMDNYERRGFRLFDTKVELEPEVATPGPWPGAGR from the coding sequence ATGAGCAACCCCGCACGTAGCGCCGCCGCCGCCACCGAAGTGACCATCTGGTCCCTGGAACAGACCTCCCCCGACGATCTGCGGCCCGCCGCGGTCCCGGAGGGCGATGTGCGGATCGTGCGGTCACAGATTCCGCTTCCCGAGTTCAGCCGGTTCCTCTACACGGCGGTCGGCGGCGACATCCAGTGGACGGACCGCCTCGCCATGACGTACGCGCAGTGGCAGGAGGCCCTGGACCGGCCGGGGGCCGAGACCTGGGTGGCGTACGAGAACGGCACCCCCGCGGGCTACATAGAGCTGGACCCGCAGGACGAGGGTGCGGTCGAGATCATGTACTTCGGGCTGATTCCGGCATTCCGGGGGCGGCGGATCGGCGGACATCTGCTCTCGTACGGGGTCGCTCGCGCCTGGGACCTGGCGGAGCGCTGGCCGGAGCGGACACCGACGAAGCGGGTGTGGCTGCACACCTGCTCCAAGGACGGACCTCACGCCATGGACAATTATGAGCGGCGCGGCTTCCGGCTCTTCGACACGAAGGTGGAGCTGGAGCCGGAGGTGGCGACGCCGGGGCCGTGGCCGGGGGCCGGGCGGTAG
- a CDS encoding ABC transporter ATP-binding protein yields the protein MATTTLTKAEDRTAFGHAARIDHVSKSFGGPEGQQLVLDDITLDVAPGEFVTLLGASGCGKSTLLNLVAGLDRPTAGSIETPGGRPALMFQEHALFPWLTAGKNIELALRLRGVPRSERRAEAERLLELVRLGGAYGKRVHELSGGMRQRVAMARALAQDSQLLLMDEPFAALDAITRDVLHDELTRIWRETNVSVLFVTHNVREAVRLAERVVLLSSRPGRIAREWTVDIDQPRRIEDTAVAELSVEITEQLRGEIRRHGQH from the coding sequence ATGGCGACCACCACGCTCACCAAGGCCGAGGACCGTACGGCGTTCGGGCACGCCGCCCGTATCGACCACGTATCGAAGTCCTTCGGCGGACCGGAGGGGCAGCAGCTCGTCCTGGACGACATCACACTCGATGTCGCTCCCGGCGAGTTCGTCACCCTCCTGGGCGCCTCCGGGTGCGGCAAGTCGACCCTGCTCAACCTGGTGGCCGGACTCGACCGCCCGACCGCGGGGTCCATCGAGACCCCCGGCGGGCGGCCGGCCCTGATGTTCCAGGAGCACGCCCTCTTCCCGTGGCTGACCGCGGGCAAGAACATCGAACTCGCGCTGCGGCTGCGCGGCGTACCGAGGTCCGAGCGCCGCGCCGAGGCGGAGCGGCTGCTCGAACTCGTACGGCTCGGCGGGGCGTACGGGAAGCGGGTGCATGAGCTTTCGGGCGGTATGCGGCAGCGGGTGGCGATGGCCCGCGCGCTCGCCCAGGACAGTCAACTGCTGCTGATGGACGAGCCGTTCGCCGCACTCGACGCCATCACCCGGGACGTGCTGCACGACGAGCTGACCCGGATCTGGCGCGAGACGAACGTCTCGGTCCTCTTCGTCACGCACAACGTGCGGGAGGCGGTCCGGCTCGCCGAGCGGGTCGTCCTGCTCTCGTCGCGGCCGGGCCGGATCGCCCGGGAGTGGACGGTCGACATCGACCAGCCGCGCCGCATCGAGGACACCGCGGTGGCCGAGCTGTCCGTAGAGATCACCGAACAACTGCGTGGGGAGATCCGCCGACATGGCCAGCACTGA